One Oryza glaberrima chromosome 11, OglaRS2, whole genome shotgun sequence genomic region harbors:
- the LOC127754142 gene encoding phytosulfokines 4-like codes for MAPPRCTALLLLASLLLFFLCISATDEAARTASGQPIQEQEQEQHHGKVEEETMAASFAAVEEQCGGEGEGEEECLMRRTLVAHTDYIYTQGNHN; via the exons ATGGCGCCGCCACGGTGCACCGCTCTACTGCTGCTGGcgtctctcctcctcttcttcctctgcaTCTCAGCTACTGATGAGGCCGCAAGAACAGCATCAGGCCAACCGatccaagaacaagaacaagaacagcaTCATGGCAAG GTAGAGGAGGAGACGATGGCGGCGAGCTTCGCGGCGGTGGAAGAGCAGTgtgggggagaaggagaaggagaagaggagtgCTTGATGAGGAGGACGCTGGTGGCGCACACAGACTACATCTACACCCAGGGAAATCACAACTAG